One Hydrogenophaga crassostreae genomic region harbors:
- a CDS encoding M48 family metalloprotease: MSVSSRWFSITLALSVLAGCGTNVVNPVTGKTERSAMDERTELAEGKKAHEQVKQEYGIYNNPRLQAYVNEVGQKLAAQSHRANIPWTFTLLDSPEINAFALPGGYVYITRGIMAYMESEADMAGVIGHEIGHVTARHGAQRATRQQNAGLGVFAATILGAVLESQGVSGATELAGQTAQGVAAGYVAKYSREQELQADTLGAEYLSRTRYSPSNMVDVIQVLKSQEQYAADVARAEGRQVQDGNSWLASHPSNDQRLASIRQIAAQYKGTYGDDGRERFLKMIDGMNFGESPDQGLTRGQNFYHAGLGIALTAPEGWRIQNAPDALTFLSPQGDAALKMIAIPPNAGNTHDEVLRNAFKATQGKVTRGNVNGFQATHYVGSRQVNNGQAQAFEATIVTGPQQRHYALAYLAADANARQRAFPALNAAEKSFRAMTAADTRDARPWLVSVVPFPRGGFAELERRSAAVPQVDRQLRLLNGLYGDNSKLRPGDLVKMVVEQR, translated from the coding sequence ATGTCCGTTTCATCACGCTGGTTTTCGATCACCCTTGCCTTGTCTGTTCTGGCCGGCTGCGGCACCAATGTGGTCAATCCGGTCACCGGTAAAACCGAGCGCAGCGCCATGGACGAGCGCACCGAACTGGCCGAAGGCAAAAAGGCGCATGAGCAGGTCAAGCAGGAATACGGGATCTACAACAACCCGCGTTTGCAGGCCTATGTGAACGAAGTGGGGCAGAAGCTGGCGGCGCAATCGCACCGCGCCAACATTCCCTGGACCTTCACCCTGCTCGACAGTCCCGAGATCAATGCCTTTGCGTTGCCCGGTGGTTATGTCTACATCACGCGCGGCATCATGGCTTACATGGAGAGCGAGGCCGACATGGCCGGTGTGATTGGCCACGAGATCGGCCACGTCACCGCGCGCCACGGTGCGCAGCGCGCGACACGCCAGCAGAATGCAGGTCTGGGGGTGTTCGCGGCGACCATTCTGGGCGCCGTGCTGGAAAGCCAGGGCGTCTCGGGCGCCACCGAACTGGCCGGCCAAACCGCGCAAGGCGTGGCCGCTGGCTATGTGGCGAAATACAGCCGCGAGCAAGAGCTGCAGGCCGATACGCTGGGCGCCGAATACCTGTCTCGCACACGTTATTCGCCAAGCAATATGGTTGATGTGATTCAGGTGTTGAAATCGCAAGAGCAGTACGCGGCGGATGTGGCCCGCGCTGAGGGGCGCCAGGTACAGGATGGCAACAGCTGGCTGGCATCGCACCCCAGCAACGACCAGCGCCTGGCATCGATTCGCCAGATCGCGGCGCAATACAAAGGGACCTATGGCGACGATGGCCGCGAGCGTTTCCTGAAAATGATCGATGGCATGAACTTCGGCGAAAGCCCCGACCAGGGGTTGACCCGCGGTCAGAATTTCTACCACGCGGGTCTGGGAATAGCGCTCACCGCGCCCGAAGGCTGGCGCATTCAAAACGCGCCCGATGCGCTGACCTTTCTCAGCCCCCAAGGTGACGCCGCGCTCAAGATGATTGCCATCCCCCCCAATGCAGGCAACACACATGACGAGGTGTTGCGCAACGCCTTCAAAGCCACACAGGGCAAGGTCACACGCGGGAATGTGAATGGCTTCCAGGCCACCCACTATGTCGGCAGCCGCCAGGTCAACAACGGCCAGGCGCAAGCCTTTGAAGCGACCATCGTGACCGGCCCGCAGCAACGGCACTACGCACTGGCCTACCTGGCGGCCGATGCCAACGCCCGCCAGCGTGCCTTCCCGGCGCTCAACGCCGCCGAAAAATCGTTTCGCGCCATGACCGCAGCCGACACGCGAGATGCCCGGCCGTGGCTGGTGAGCGTGGTGCCGTTTCCGCGTGGTGGCTTTGCCGAGCTGGAGCGTCGCAGCGCCGCGGTGCCGCAGGTGGATCGCCAACTGCGCTTGCTCAACGGCCTGTATGGCGACAACAGCAAACTGCGCCCTGGCGACCTGGTGAAGATGGTGGTGGAGCAGCGTTGA
- a CDS encoding ABC1 kinase family protein: MLIETLGAARDMGRLNEILGVLIRHGFGDSVRRLGLADRLAQAGHVLHWETAADLARIEPPVQIRLALEELGPTFVKLGQILAGRADLFGPAYITEFEKLHSRVPPVPMSALRPQLCEDLGGEPETVFARFDTEPLAAASIAQVHRAQLQDGTEVIVKIRRPGIAQVIDADLRLLARLAAVVEAELPAFKPYRPQQLVRELARSLKRELDLANECRQAERIATNMAVLPWIVVPRVHWAHTSERVNVQDHVNGVPGYALEQLNEQGFDRQLLAQRGAQAVLKMIVEDGLFHADPHPGNVFYLAGNRIAFIDFGMVGRLSVRRRDELLALLLGLVERQPQTVADVLLDWAGDDHGANLGALESELEEFLDQYHGAPLAELNLGQMLADVTTILREHALGLPSDMALLIKAFITLEGMGRSLDPAFHMTSEALPLLKKVVRGRYQPRVVAERAWQTLRRTLAVAEQLPHDVSRLLRNARRGRLQVGIEVAHLKRVGDQLDRSANRLAMALIIAALIIGSSIVMTVQGGPTLFGLPAFGFLGFMGAVVGGLWLVRAIWRSGRGQDHGQED, encoded by the coding sequence ATGTTGATTGAAACCCTTGGCGCCGCCCGCGATATGGGCCGCCTTAATGAGATTCTGGGTGTGCTGATTCGCCATGGCTTTGGTGACAGTGTGCGCCGCCTGGGGCTGGCCGATCGCCTGGCTCAGGCGGGCCATGTGCTGCACTGGGAGACCGCCGCCGATCTGGCGCGCATCGAGCCCCCGGTCCAGATTCGGCTGGCATTGGAAGAGCTGGGGCCTACTTTTGTCAAACTGGGTCAGATACTGGCCGGCCGCGCCGATTTGTTTGGCCCAGCCTACATCACCGAATTCGAAAAACTGCACAGCCGGGTGCCTCCGGTACCGATGTCGGCGCTGCGGCCCCAGTTGTGTGAAGACCTGGGTGGCGAGCCCGAAACCGTGTTTGCCCGTTTTGACACCGAGCCTCTGGCGGCCGCTTCCATCGCGCAGGTGCACCGTGCCCAGCTGCAGGATGGCACCGAGGTGATCGTCAAAATCCGCCGGCCAGGCATTGCCCAGGTCATTGATGCCGATTTGCGTCTGCTGGCGCGCCTGGCGGCGGTTGTCGAGGCCGAGTTGCCCGCGTTCAAGCCGTACCGGCCTCAGCAACTGGTGCGCGAGTTGGCGCGTTCGCTCAAACGCGAGCTGGATCTGGCCAATGAATGCCGTCAAGCAGAACGCATTGCCACCAATATGGCGGTGCTGCCCTGGATTGTGGTGCCGCGCGTGCACTGGGCGCACACCAGCGAACGGGTCAATGTGCAGGACCATGTGAACGGCGTGCCCGGTTACGCACTGGAGCAGTTGAACGAGCAGGGTTTTGACCGCCAGCTGCTTGCCCAACGTGGTGCCCAGGCGGTGTTGAAGATGATTGTGGAAGACGGCCTTTTCCACGCCGATCCGCATCCGGGCAACGTGTTTTACCTGGCGGGCAACCGCATCGCGTTCATCGATTTCGGCATGGTCGGTCGCTTGAGCGTGCGCCGCCGCGATGAACTGCTGGCACTGTTGCTGGGCCTGGTCGAGCGCCAGCCCCAGACCGTGGCCGATGTGTTGCTCGACTGGGCGGGCGATGACCATGGCGCGAACCTGGGGGCGCTGGAGTCGGAGCTCGAAGAGTTTCTCGATCAGTACCATGGCGCGCCACTCGCTGAACTCAACCTGGGTCAGATGCTGGCCGATGTGACCACCATCCTGCGCGAGCATGCTCTGGGGCTGCCTTCCGACATGGCCTTGCTGATCAAGGCGTTCATCACGCTGGAAGGCATGGGTCGCAGCCTCGATCCGGCGTTTCACATGACCAGCGAAGCGCTGCCCCTGCTCAAGAAGGTGGTGCGCGGGCGCTACCAGCCCAGGGTGGTCGCCGAGCGCGCATGGCAAACCCTTCGCCGCACGCTGGCGGTGGCCGAACAACTGCCCCACGATGTGTCGCGTCTGTTGCGCAACGCGCGGCGTGGCCGGTTGCAGGTGGGCATCGAGGTGGCGCATTTGAAGCGCGTGGGCGATCAGCTGGACCGTTCGGCGAACCGCCTGGCCATGGCCCTGATCATCGCGGCGCTCATCATCGGTTCGTCCATCGTCATGACGGTGCAGGGCGGCCCGACCTTGTTTGGTCTGCCGGCCTTTGGCTTTCTGGGCTTCATGGGTGCGGTGGTGGGCGGTTTGTGGCTGGTGCGCGCCATCTGGCGCAGTGGCCGTGGCCAGGATCACGGACAGGAAGACTGA
- a CDS encoding phytanoyl-CoA dioxygenase family protein, translating to MLATATPFAPPVIDDAMRADYRRHGVVIVRQAISPAWVDRMGRFAQAQLDAPSRWGNDQPETPDTGGRLFTDRYLWRTHDDMRAFAFESGVAGLVGQLMGSHTARLYFDHLLIKEPRTLAPTPWHQDVPYWPFQGRQIASAWVALTDATVEGSAMEFVRGSHADGRVYRPEVFGSAEKSVSASWQTKSQAERVPDIEANRSGFDITGWDMRAGDAVVFSAWVLHGARGNASTAQRRVALSTRWLGDDAVWAPTEGTDPTVTQADVCVAPGMPPHDNDRFPLVWQAV from the coding sequence ATGCTAGCCACCGCAACCCCCTTTGCCCCACCCGTCATCGACGACGCCATGCGCGCCGACTATCGGCGCCACGGCGTTGTCATCGTCCGCCAGGCCATTTCGCCAGCGTGGGTCGATCGCATGGGCCGTTTTGCCCAAGCCCAGCTGGACGCGCCCAGCCGCTGGGGCAACGATCAACCCGAAACCCCGGACACGGGCGGACGCCTGTTCACCGACCGCTACCTCTGGCGCACCCACGATGACATGCGGGCGTTCGCCTTCGAGTCGGGCGTGGCCGGGCTGGTCGGGCAACTGATGGGCAGCCACACCGCGCGCCTGTATTTTGATCATCTCTTGATCAAGGAACCGCGAACCCTGGCGCCCACACCCTGGCACCAGGATGTGCCCTACTGGCCCTTCCAGGGGCGCCAGATCGCCTCGGCCTGGGTCGCCCTGACCGACGCCACGGTCGAGGGGAGCGCGATGGAGTTCGTGCGCGGCTCCCATGCCGATGGCCGTGTGTACCGACCCGAGGTGTTTGGCAGCGCGGAGAAGAGCGTCAGCGCTTCCTGGCAAACCAAAAGCCAGGCCGAGCGCGTGCCGGACATCGAAGCGAACCGCAGCGGGTTTGACATCACCGGCTGGGACATGCGCGCGGGCGACGCGGTCGTGTTTTCGGCCTGGGTGCTGCACGGTGCGCGCGGCAATGCCTCGACCGCGCAACGGCGCGTGGCGCTGTCCACCCGCTGGCTGGGCGACGACGCGGTGTGGGCGCCCACCGAGGGCACCGACCCGACCGTGACCCAGGCCGATGTGTGTGTGGCGCCGGGCATGCCACCGCACGACAACGACCGCTTTCCGCTGGTGTGGCAAGCGGTTTGA